TGGTGCTGCAGTGGCTTAAAGAATCTTCCATTCGGTCGAGGCCCGTCCTGACCTCCGGTCATGCCCCTGCTCCTGTTGGCATGAGCTTCGCCAGCTGACACAAcatcaaaaaattgttgaaaattgttgCCAATAAGAATATTgggaaaatattacaattttagaTTGGTGAAGAAAACTTTCCAAATACACATTTCTTATGAGTACAAAAGAATAATGCCATTGGCCAACAATTATTAACATAATCTTGACTgggaaaatattcaaattttagatATAATTGGTGAAGAATAAGTTCGCTTTATTGCCATTACTCACTTAATTAGTTTAGAAACTAACACTCCCTCTTAACAAAATTGAGTATCTGTTATTTGACATGTTTTAAGTAATAGCAAACTGGCGAACTTTTCCCGTATAGCATACGTAAGTTGAAAACTAATACCCAgagaaaaatctttttaagtccaaatattttcactttggattaaatattttcagtagTGATTTAGCCCCGAGGGTTGTTGTGCTTAAATCAAAGTATTtcttactttaatttttatttttaggaaCGGTAAAacgtagttttaaatttaaaaaaaatttaagtcaaAAATTTTCCTGTTGGATAAGACAATTAAACGTCAATAATGACATTAtgtgtatacccttgcagagggtattataatttcagtcagaagtttgcaacgcagtgaaggagacgtttccgaccctatagagtatatatattcttgatcagcatcactagtagagtcgatctagccatgtccgtctgtccgaccgtttcgacgcaaactagtctctcagttttaaagcttactacttgaaactttcccaaaagttgtttttctattacAGGTAGTACACAAGACGGAACGCGCCGGATCGGAAGCCTATAACATAAAGcacccatagaaacaatcggaaaaataaatgaactttgctgtttttttaatttttttttttagtttttcgacatatattaatggttaaatatttcagactTACGgctaaaatttcatcaaaatcggtcgactttaacataaagctaccatagaaacaatacaactattaaaataaaatttgtaaaaatgtaactattttgttttgtaatattttttagatattctttttgactatttaatagtatgacagttcagaactacgcttttaattttattaaaatcaagtcaaaaaattgagctgcaagtcatcatagcttcaatggttttaaacatatacgccagtcaattataattttaatgttttcaagaatatttaatttcctttctttgttttaaattaattaaaatatacatttcttatgcagatttaaaaaaaatgtaccctaaagttaagaaaatagtgaattttatcatttttatacccttgcagagggtattataatttcagtcagaagtttgcaacgcagtgaaggagacgtttccgaccctataaagtatatatattcttgatcagcatcactagtagagtcgatctagccatgtccgtctgtccgtccgtctgtccgtctgtccgtccgtttatatgcaaattagtctctcagttttaaagctatctgcatgaaactttcccaaaagttgtctttctattgcaggtagtatataagtcggaacgagtcggatcggacgactatagcatatagctcccataggaacaatcggaaaaataaatgaaaaaaaattataactttgctgttttttaattttttgtttagttcttcgacatatagtaatggtaaaatatttccgatttacggtttaaatttcatcaaaatcggacgactatagcatatagctctcataggaacaatcggaaaaataaatgaaaaaaaattataactttgctgtttttaaattttttgtttagttcttcgacatatagcaatgtttaattatttcagaattatggtataaattttatcaaaatcggacgtctatagcatatagctcccatagaaataataaaaatatataaataactatctaataattgagctgcaaatcatcatagtttcaatgtttttttttagcacatactcaagtaaatcataatttaaatgttttcaaaagtatttaattaatgcaatagctgcaagggtatatgaacttcggcttgccgaagtttgctttccttcttgtttaacTTTACCatttagaactttaaaaatcttaatcttttttatacttttttatcactttcttttatttatttcctaacgattttatgacattttttattgaaattaaatctcAATATGATCAACAtagtaattttttcaattttgttgaaattgaaattacattttttaatgtaaatttttctgcgttttaaacaaattaaccattaagttaaaaagtttCTGATTTGTATcaattttttacttaaatacataatagatttatgtttttaaacattataacaaaatataaccccAGTTGCAAATTATCactttcatacatttttttctaaaaattttatgactaatttttatcaaaattcaaTCTCAAtataatcaattaattttttaataattaatttttttttaattaaatgaaagcaCAATTTGAAACATTAGAACTTACCTTTCATAATAGCAACCATATCGAAGGCCTGGATGCAACCTTTAGGTAGTATACTGGTCTTTCGATCAACAGGAGCAGTATCACATATGGTATCAGAAAAGCTCCTCCCCCGTTCTCCAGAGCAATGAAGGGAAAGCGCCAGACATTGCCCAGACCCACGGACAATGCAATGCAGGAAAAGAGGAACTCCACCCCCTTTCCCCACTGATCCCGCTGGCCAGAGGACTTGGACTCCACTTTGCAGTTTATGGTGAGCTTTTTGAATTACAGGATCGTTGCTGCGCTGTACATAACTAAACTAATGTCCTTCCCTGGATCCTTGGGCTTCATCCATGCTTCGCCTAAGCTTATGGTACTCTGCAGCATCACCCATATTTGCGGATTAGAGTAATTTAGGGTACACGACAACATGAATGAAATGGAGGCAGCGAACAACAGACAAGCTCAGGTGCATCCAGATAAACGGCTACAAAATAAATGCCTGGAAATAATAGCTATGTTTATATAGGTCAATTTCTCAAGTTCAAGGTTACATGTTATTCACATAATCACGCGATCAGGGCATTTGTAGCCAAAACTAGTCggttaaaaatatcaaagacCTCAGGCTTTTTTCGTTTATTCCTTAGTTTATGAAAGTCAACAAAGTCAAGCTCCTTTCTGTTGTTTCTATTGTATGCCATTttacagctcaaaaatttttaaatgtcattCCCAGCTGGTCATTAATGcatttatatctttttttgaGAATTAATATTATACCTATCTGCTGAAAGATGAAATTGCAATCATTAAAGGTTCAATGCGACCATTAATCAtagaaattgaaatgtttaccACGATATACAGTTCTTAAACCAAGGTATGTCCAAAAATGTTTGGAATCTGAATAATCGTCGAAATAATCTCTTATCTGAACGCATACAGTTCGTCAAACCCAATTCAAATCTAACAGATAGACAAAAGCTGTTGACATGGGATCTGAAGAAGGTTTTATTGTGCCAGTTTTATCATAATATGCTGGGATCAAGCTTTAAAAGCCAAAATTTGGTAGGACTAATGCCTCATTTTTTATCACAATCAAAAACGACCTATTTAATCTGTGACCAGCACCACacattatacccttgcagagggtattataatattagtcagaagtttgcaacgcagtgaaggagacgtttccgaccctataaagtatatattcttgatcagcatcactagtagagtcgatcgaCCGACCGTTTcgacgcaaactagtctctcagttttaaagcttaaacataaaatgaaaaaaaatgataactttgctgtttttttaatttttttttttagtttttcgacatatattaatggttaaatatttcagactTACGgctaaaatttcatcaaaatcggtcgactttaacataaagctaccatagaaacaatacaactattaaaataaaatttgtaaaaatttaactattttgttttgtaatattttttagatattctttttgactatttaatagtatgacagttcagaactacgcttttaattttattaaaatcaagtcaaaaaattgagctgcaagtcatcatagcttcaatggttttaaacatatacgccagtcaattataattttaatgttttcaagaatatttaatttcctttctttgttttaaattaattaaaatatacatttcttatacagatttaaaaaaaatgtatcctaaagttaagaaaatagtgaattttatcatttttatacccttgcagagggtattataatttcagtcagaagtttgcaacgcagtgaaggagacgtttccgaccctataaagtatatatattcttgatcagcatcactagtagagtcgatctagccatgtccgtctgtccgtccgtctgtccgtctgtccgtccgtttatatgcaaattagtctctcagttttaaagctatctgcatgaaacttttccaaaagttgtctttctattgcaggtagtatataagtcggaacgagccggatcggacgactatagcatatagctcccataggaacaaccggaaaaataaatgaaaaaaaattataactttgctgttttttaattttttgtttagttcttccacatatagtaatggtaaaatatttccgatttacggtttaaatttcatcaaaatcggacgactatagcatatagctcccataggaacaatcggaaaaataaatgaaaaaaaattataactttgctgttttttaattttttgtttagttcttcgagatatagtaatggtttaatatttcagaattacggttttaatttcatcaaaatcggacgactatagcatatagctcccataggaacaatcggaaaaataaaaaatgatgaaaaaaaattataacttttctgttttttaattttttgtttagttcttcgacatatagcaatgtttaattatttcagaattatggtataaaatttatcaaaatcggacgtctatagcatatagctcccatagaaataataaaaatatataaaataaatatttaataattgagatgcaaatcatcatagtttcaatgtttttttttagcacatactcaagtaaatcataatttaaatgttttcaaaagtatttaattaatgcaatagctgcaagggtatatgaacttcggcttgccgaagtttgctttccttcttgttttttattaacatttatgaGTACTCTCATACAAACACTTGATTTTCAAAGAGTGGAATTGTCAACCGTTCTTAACAAGCTGCATGATGCGACTAACTGACATTTAACCTATGTAACCCGCGAAGCAGAACCggcgttttaaaaaattaagagatGTTCGTCGATGGCTCTCGCACAATTTTATAACGAACAAGCATAGTTCCTGGTTATCcagtattcaaaataaattctacGAAATTATAATGTGAATCTTAATATCCACGGGCACGGAATTAATACCATTTTGCTGGGTTTAATGATGATTGCGGGGATGCTGCAAATGAGGGCGGTGGGAATGCCTGGTTGAAGGTATAACATAGCCACGTGAATGACGACGGGGACTGACTGATGGCTGATGCTGTAATAGTTGGTGCTGCAGTGGCTCAAAGAATCTTCCATTCGGTCGAGACACGTCCTGACCTCCGGTCATGTCATTGCTAATGGGAGTATCCTCTCGACCGCGACGGCCCCTGCTCCTGTTGGCATGAACTTCGCCAGCTGGCacaacttcaaaaaattgttgaaaattgttgCCAGTAAGAATATTGACATAATCTTGACTGGGAAAATATTACAATCCTTTAGATTGGTGaagaaaattttccaaatactCATTTCTTATGGGTACAAAAGAATAATGCCATTGGCCAACAATTATTAACATAATCTTGACtgggaaaatattaaaattttagatatAATTGGTGAAGAAAGAGTTCGCTTCATTGCCATTACTCACTAAATTAGTTTGGAAACTAACACTCCCTCTTAACAAAATTGAGTATCTGCTATTTGACATGTTTTAAGTAATAGCAAGCTGGCGAACTTTTCCCGTATAACATACGTAAGTGGAAACCtaacacccagagaaaaatctttttaagtccaaatattttcactttggattaaatattttcgctAATGATTTAGCCCCGAGGGGTgttgtgtttaaatcaaagtatCTCACactttaatttctatttttaagtACGGTAAAacgtagttttaaatttacaaaaatttaagtcaACAATTTTCCTGTTGGATAAGCCAAACGTGAATAATGACATTatcatgtttttagtttattttaagtaagcttttatttttaaacattcaaatattttaatttttaattttacaatggGGTTTTCTCTGGTTGAACTTACAGGGTCTGCTTCAGGCGTTTAGCGACTCCTCCTCCTTCGAGGCCAGCTCGTTGTTCACCTGCAAAGAAGCATGGGCATGGCTTTCAATTCCCGGCCGCGGGACTGACTGATCAGCGTGTTCTTCTCGCCAACTTGACAGTACATTTTGTCCAGTTTGGCTCGGTTCTCCTGCTCGGTCTTCTGCAGGCTGTTTATCAAGTGGTTCCGAGCGGTGAGCTTCTGCTGATCGAGATCGATCTTCTCCCGCAATTTGGTTATCTCTTTGTTTAACCGACCCTCGACTTGAGATTGGGTCTCCGATTCGATGGATTTGATATTTAATGCTTCTTTTAGTTTACTGgaagttggaaaaaaaatttaaaaaggtatttttaaagTCCGATATAAAACCACCTTATCTGCATCATagtatttctatatttttcgTTTAGTTCGGCAATAACCAGATCCTTCTCCATGACACCCTTGTCCATGACATCCTGACGCTGCTGCAGATTGACAATGAGCTCGCGTGCCTCCTTCAGTTCGCCCACCAAGAAGGCGATCTGTGCCAACTGCTTATCAATGGAGTGTCGGGCTTTGTCCGGTCCAACATGCGCCTCCTCCAGGCGGTGATGCATTCGCAGCTTGCTAAATGTGATATAAGGAAGTGGTATCTGAAAACAAAACTTCCGTAATAGCCTTAAAGCTATCTTACACCGACCTAAGCTTGCCCAGTTCGGTTCGCAATTCTCCAATGATTCCATCCTCATTGGCCAGCGTGGCACTCTTCTCGGCCACTAGCTGGGACAGCTCCTCGACTACATCTTCGCTGCGCCGCAGGCTCTTCTTCTGATGGTGTGATCGCATGCGGCCAGCTCGTCAGCCAGGTTGGCCTCGTACTCCGAAGTCAATTGGTTCATCTGGTCGCAGTGCTCCTTCTTGATGATAAAGAACTTAGACTCAATGTGCTTCTTCTCCAACCGCAAGCGAGCTATCTCGCGATACAGACTTTCGTTAAAAATCCCACCTTTCGAGGCTGGACCACACAACTGATCGATCTCCTCGACAATGGTGTTCATTTTGAGGTTCTTTGGGAAATGGAATATAGAACTAACGCGTCAGGGATATATGATTTTAGGGACTTACCACCAAAGACTAATTTATTTCGAATCTTCTCGTGTTGGTTACGCGCCTCGTATTCATCCTTGCTCTTCTGTATCAACTGCAAATGATCGTAGAATAACATAAAGCACGAATCGACCACGGCACGACAGCGTTCCTTTAAGTCATGGACACTCTCGACTTTGCACTTCTCGTTCACCACCACGGCCACAAACTTGTAGACTCCTTGAAGCCTTTGGGGTGCCAAGGTACGGATTTTGAGCATGAGCTCCGTCTGCAAGTTCTCCAGCTTCTTGTGCTGCAACTTCAAAAGTCGCACCTTGTTCAACTCGATTACCCGATGATGCGATTTTTCCTTTCTCGAGGACGGCTGGATTACTGAGGGTCAGGAGAcagattaaattttttttttaaatcgggaATTGAGTCAGCAGCTACTCACCAGCTTCTGTCGTTGACTTAGTCCACTTGACAGAGTCCTTGTCCACTTCAGGCTTACGTTCATGATCGGCCACTGTATTCTCGGAGGATAGAAGCAAGGGCAAGGAACACGCACTGGCACTGGTTACTTCCTCCAAGGGAGTGGCCCGAACTGGGGAAGTGTTTCTCGTCGGGACACCCGCAAGCCTGCGGATCGGTACGCGGCTGGTCGGGATGGAACTGGGTCTGCGGATGGTAGGGATGCGACTGGGACTGGTATCGAGACTGGTGGGTTCGGAGCCACGATTAACGGTGGGAGCTGGAAGATAGGCTCTGCCTCGGGTGGAAGTAAGAgcctaaaaaaatgtttagcgCTCACAAGTACCACGTTAAAATAATTCACCCCTACTCACCCAAAAAGGACCAATGGGTGCGGGCCTTTCAACTTTTCCCTCGGACCTCAGCTTTGAGGCCTTATTACCTATCAAAGAAATCAGAGGTCCATTAGCTATACCTCAATTCCGAAATTCAAATCTCACCACGAACTGGAGCAAACATGATGCTATTTTGATGTAGAAAAAGTGTTGAAATTGTAACCGATTATATTTTGatcaacaaaacgaaaaaatataaaataaaaaaatttggcctgtgtttagagcagaccgccagcacctagtcaaatgctcataggtgtgcgctgcaaacgcagggctgttatgcagctttgttcttcgtttttctta
Above is a window of Drosophila gunungcola strain Sukarami unplaced genomic scaffold, Dgunungcola_SK_2 000198F, whole genome shotgun sequence DNA encoding:
- the LOC128265977 gene encoding uncharacterized protein LOC128265977 — its product is MFAPVRGNKASKLRSEGKVERPAPIGPFWALTSTRGRAYLPAPTVNRGSEPTSLDTSPSRIPTIRRPSSIPTSRVPIRRLAGVPTRNTSPVRATPLEEVTSASACSLPLLLSSENTVADHERKPEVDKDSVKWTKSTTEAVIQPSSRKEKSHHRVIELNKVRLLKLQHKKLENLQTELMLKIRTLAPQRLQGVYKFVAVVVNEKCKVESVHDLKERCRAVVDSCFMLFYDHLQLIQKSKDEYEARNQHEKIRNKLNLKMNTIVEEIDQLCGPASKGGIFNESLYREIARLRLEKKHIESKFFIIKKEHCDQMNQLTSEYEANLADELAACDHTIRRRACGAAKIKLRMHHRLEEAHVGPDKARHSIDKQLAQIAFLVGELKEARELIVNLQQRQDVMDKGVMEKDLVIAELNEKYRNTMMQISKLKEALNIKSIESETQSQVEGRLNKEITKLREKIDLDQQKLTARNHLINSLQKTEQENRAKLDKMYCQVGEKNTLIIVPAGEVHANRSRGRRGREDTPISNDMTGGQDVSRPNGRFFEPLQHQLLQHQPSVSPRRHSRGYVIPSTRHSHRPHLQHPRNHH